One genomic segment of Desulfurispira natronophila includes these proteins:
- a CDS encoding DUF2281 domain-containing protein: MKMNTLTEQLIQEIETLPPPLQQEALHFAEFLKSKRSQEEATTVECSDEHNGAKLARIMSEIAARGNAFQEIEDPTVWQREIRKDRLLPGRG, from the coding sequence ATGAAAATGAATACCCTTACAGAGCAACTGATACAGGAGATTGAAACCCTTCCTCCACCACTCCAGCAAGAGGCGTTGCACTTTGCCGAGTTTCTCAAGTCGAAGCGAAGTCAGGAAGAGGCGACTACTGTGGAGTGCAGCGATGAGCATAATGGTGCAAAGCTGGCACGAATCATGTCTGAAATAGCCGCACGGGGTAATGCTTTTCAGGAGATTGAAGATCCCACCGTCTGGCAGCGGGAGATCCGCAAAGATCGCCTGTTGCCGGGAAGGGGGTAG
- a CDS encoding type II toxin-antitoxin system VapC family toxin — protein MLLDSNIFIYAIQPPYQSLRDWLFQQQVMASDITRLEVLGYHKLHELDKRDLTRLFELTVLCPLSSDVVTTAIRLRQQRKMSLGMESLPPLRLLAN, from the coding sequence GTGCTGCTCGACAGCAATATCTTTATCTATGCGATTCAGCCCCCGTACCAGTCTTTGCGCGACTGGCTCTTTCAGCAGCAGGTCATGGCATCAGATATTACCCGGCTTGAAGTGCTGGGCTATCACAAGCTGCATGAACTTGATAAGCGTGACCTGACCCGGCTGTTTGAACTGACAGTGCTTTGTCCTCTGTCATCAGACGTTGTGACGACCGCGATCAGGCTCAGGCAGCAGCGAAAAATGTCTCTGGGGATGGAATCATTGCCGCCACTGCGCTTACTGGCCAACTGA